The following is a genomic window from Dermatophilaceae bacterium Soc4.6.
GCGGCGCCGCCGGGGGTGGCGGCGACGGCGTCGAGGTGGCCGACCGGGGTGCAGCTGAGGTGGTCGCACGCGGTGAGGGCGGCGTCGTCGACCGTGACGGTCGGTTGCACGCCTCCATACGGTGTCCAGTCGAGCACGCGGATGGGCATGCCGCCGTTGACGGCGAAGATGCGGCCCGAGGGGGTGCCGCGCAGGAAGACGGGGGCGGGCACCCGCCGCAGGTGGGCGTAGTTGGTGAGCTCCCAGGAGTCGACCGGGGTGGTGTCCCGCGGGCCCCCGAAGACGGCCCACGTCGAGACCCAGATGGGTGCGCCGCCGGCGACCGTGTAGGCCTTCCCGTCGACGGCGTTGCGCAGGAAGGTGCCGTCGGCGGGCACCGGCCGCAGGTGGCCCAGGGAGCCTGTGCCCCCCGCGTGGTCGATGCTGTAGGCGTCGACCGTGATGGTCGGCTGGGTGCCACCGAGGGCGGTCCAGGTCGAGACGTAGAGCGGTGCCCCGCCGACGACGCGGTAGACCTTGCCGGAGCTGGTAGCGGTCAGGTAGGTGCCGTCACGTGGCACCTGGGGCAGCGTGGCGAAGCGGGCGGCGCTGATCGGCGTGGTCGGCTGCTGGCCCCCGAAAGCGGTCCATGACGAGACCCAGACGGGCGCGCCTCCGGCGATGCGGGCCACCTCACCGGTCTCGGTGACGCGTACGAAGGACCCCTCGACGGGGGGCGGTGGGGGCGGTGGGGGCGGCGTGTTGACCTTGCCGCCGAAGTGGATGAAGCCGGTGACGTCGCGGATGTAGTAGCTGCGCCAGTCGAAGTCACCACGGTAGTTGTCCTCCGAGAGGCGGACCGTGCCGGCGGCGAGGTCGACCGCCTCGACGTAGGCGACGTGCCCGCTGGAGCTGAGGCCCGCCGTCTGGTTGAACCACGCGATGTCGCCCACCTGGGGCGAGCTGTCGACGACGACGCCGTGGCTGGCGGCGACCGTGCCCCACTGGTAGGCCATGCCCTGCCCGGCGAGGTAGGACGCGTCGATCCCCTTGTCGACCAGCCGGTAGGCCGAGTAGTTGGTGCAGTTGTGGCCGGGGTACATGCCCCAGAACGAGGTCGTGTAGACCCGGTCGTAGCCGTTGCTGCCCAGGCCGGCCGCGTTGCACGAGACGAAGCCAGCGCACACGGGGTTGAACCACGTGATCGCCATGGCCGAGGTCCAGGCGAGGGGGCCGACGACCACCGCGAGGACGAGGGCGAGGATCGTGCCCAGGGTGAGCAGGGGTCGTCGGAACGGGGGCGTGGGGGAGGCGTGCGTGGGGGAGGTCATGCGTCGTGTCCTCGCCGCGGGTCGGTTGCACCGAGCCCGCTGGGTGGGGGGCGACCGGCTGGCGGGAGTGGGGTGCCAGGTCGGTCGACTGCGGGGCGTACGCCGGAAATCTACCTGTCTATACCAGATTTGCCAACCCCTGAACGGAGGCTCGCCGACGATTTTCCGCTGAACTGGGCCGCGCCACGCGGGACGCTGCCTCGGGCGCGTCGCTCAGTGCTAAGAATGGCGCATGGCAACCACCGCCCTTGGAGGCAACCCTGTCAACACCGTCGGCGAGCTCCCGGCGCCGGGCAGCCCCGCGCCCGCGTTCACCCTCGTCGGGTCGGACTTCAGCGAGGTCACCCTCAGCTCCGGCACGCGCACGATCCTGAACATCTTCCCCAGCGTCGACACGCCCGTGTGCGCGACGAGCGTCAAGACGTTCAACGAGCTCGCGGCGGGCCTCGACAACGCCACGGTGGTCTGCGTCTCCGCCGACCTGCCCTTCGCTCAGGCCCGCTTCTGCGGCGCCCAGGGGCTCGACAACGTCGTGGCGGCGTCGGCCTTCCGATCGTCGTTCGGTCACGACTACGGCGTGCTGCTGGCCGACGGCGGCTTCGCCGGCCTCTTCGCCCGCGCCATCGTCGTCGTCGACACCGACGGCACCGTGATCCACTCCCAGCTCGTGCCCGAGATCGGCCAGGAGCCCGACTACGACGCAGCGGTCGTCGCGCTCAGCCCCCGCTGAGCACGTCGGCGAGGTCGTAGGCCGGCGCCCGCTCCACCTGGTCGAGCCAGCACGAGTTCGGGTCGCGGTCGGGCCGCCAGCGCACGAAGGTCACCGCGTGGCGAAAGCGCAGCCCCTCCATCTGGTCGAATGCCACCTCGACGACCCGCTCGGGGCGCAGCGGCACGAAGGACCCGTCCTTGCTTGCCGAGAAGCGGGAGCGGTCGGTCTGCGCCGACACCGGGAGCCCGTCGTCGCCGCGCACCACGAGCGGCTCCAGCTCGCCGACGAGCTCGAGCCGGCGCTTCTGGGTGAAGGCGGCGATGCCGCCGACCGGGCGCAGCGTGGGCACCCCACCGTCGGCGGGCGCTGCGTACAGACCGAGCAGGAGCGATCCGACGCCCTCGCCGCTCTTGTGCCGCCGGTAGCCGTAGACCACGGCGTCGGCGGTGCGGTGGTGCTTGATCTTGAGCATCGTGCGCTTGCCGGGTGCGTAGGGCTGGGCGAGGGGCTTGGCGACCACCCCGTCGAGGCCGGCGCCCTCGAAGGCCTCGAACCACTGCCGGGCGAGGTCGGCGTCGGTCGTCAGTCCGGTCAGGTGCACCGGGTCGCTCGGCGTGAGGTGGGCGAACGCCGCCTCGAGCCGGGCGCGGCGCTCCCGGAACGGCTGGTCGAGCAGGCTCTCGTCGCCCAGGGCGAGCAGGTCGAAGCAGACCAGCTCGGCCGGGGTCTGGGCCGATAGCATCCGGATGCGTGACTCCGCCGGGTGGATGCGCGCCGAGAGCGCCTCCCAGTGCAGGCGCTCGCTGCCGCGGTCGCCGTCGCGCACGACGATCTCGCAGTCGACGACGCACCGCGGCGGCATCAGCCGGCGCACGTGCTCCACCACCTCCGGGAAGTAACGGGTCAGGGGCTTGCTGCCCCGGCTGGCCAGCTCGACCTCGTCGCCGTCGCGCAGGACCAGGCAGCGGAAGCCGTCCCACTTCGGCTCGTAGGCGAGGCCACCGCTCACGCTGTCGGCCGCCGGCACCGTCGCGACGGCCTTGGCGAGCATGGGCTGCAGGGGCAGGTCGAGGGGCTGGTCCACCCGGGCATTGTCTCCCCATCGGTCACCTGCGCCGCCAGACCACGCACGCCTGTCACGATGGGAGGCATGTCGACCACTGCGCCGACCCGGCGCACCCTGCAGACCATCGCTGTCGGTGTCGGGGCCCTGACCGGCGCCGCTGTCGGAGGGGGCCTGGCGGTCGCCGCCTGGTTCGCCCGGGCCGTGCTGACCCCCGACCAGCGTCGCCCCGACGACGTGCAGGTGCTGGCCGTCGGTCCCGACGTCGTCACGCTCGCGGCGACGCCCGAGACGGTGGTGCCGGGCCGGTACGGCCTCTGGCTCGACGGTGGTGAGGGGCATGCGCGGGTCGGCGAGGTGCTCGAGCAGGACGAGCAGGCCGTCGTCCGCCGCCTCGTGGCGCTCGACAGCGGGCGGCTGCGCCCTGGCCCGGCCCGGTGGAACCAGTACTACTACTGGGACACCCCGCGGGTCAGCCTCGGCGTCGCCCACCGCGACGTGACCGTGCCCGGCGAGGACGGTCCCCTGCCGGCGTGGCTCGTGGAGCCGGAGCGGTCCAACGGCCGCTGGGCCGTGCTGGTGCACGGGCGCGGGGCACAGCGCGAGGAGTGCCTGCGCGCGGTGCCGACCCTGCGTCGCCTCGGCTACACGTGCCTCGTCGTGTCCTACCGCAACGACGTCGGTGCTCCGCCCGCGCCGGACGGTCGCTACACCCTCGGCCTCAGCGAGTGGCGAGACCTCGAGGCCGCGATGCGGTATGCCATCGACCACGGCGCTCGTCGGCTGGTGCTCGTGGGCTGGTCGATGGGCGGCGCGATCATCCTGCAGACCCTGGCCCGCTCGGTCGTCAGCGAGGCCGTCGAGGCCGTCGTGCTCGACTCACCCGTCGTCGACTGGGGCGACGTGCTGTCGCACCACGCACGCGTGCACCACCTGCCGCGCATGCTCGGGGCGGCCGGCACGAGCATGATGGGGCGGCGCTCGACGACGAGGCTGCTCGGGGTGCACGACCCGGTCGACGTCCCGGCCACCAACTGGGTGGCCCGCGCCCACGAGCTGCACCACCGCCTGCTCCTGCAGGTCTCCGTCGACGACGAGTTCGTGCCGGCCGGCCCGGCGTTGAGCCTGGCGCAGGTGCGGCCCGACCTCGTCACCCTCGAGCGCTGGCACACCGCTCGTCACTGCAAGGAGTGGAACCTCGACCCGGCGCGCTGGGAGCGGTCGGTCGAGCAGTTCCTCGAGACCCCCTGAGGACGGCGGCCCGATCACCTGCGTCAGCGGTCGGCTCGCACCCACCGGCCCATCAGCGTGCCGTCCTGCTCCACCAGGAGCCGGGGCGTGAAGTCTCCGCTGAGCCCACGCCCGGCGGTGATGCGCGGGCCCCCACCGCCGACCACCAGCGGCGCGAGCGTCAGGCAGAGCTCGTCGACGACACCGGCCTGCAGCAGCGAGGACAGAAGGCTCGGCCCACCCTCGGCCAGCAGCCGCGTCAACCCGCGCTCGTGCAGCTGGGCGACGAGCCGGTCGTGCCCCACCTCGGTGGCCCCGCACTCGAGCACGTGCTGGGCGCCCAGGAGCTCACGCGCCTCGTCGAGCCCGTAGGCAGCCGAGGTCGTGGCCAGCAGGACGCTGCCCTGAGTGGCTCCGCGCAGCGTCGGCGGCACCTCGCCGCGGGCCGTCACGACCACGAGCGGCAGGTCGGGTGCTGCCCCCGCCGCGGCCCGGGCCGAGGCCAGCGGGGCCGCGACGGACAGCGGCGGGTAGCCCTCTGCGCGCACGGTGCCCGCACCCACGACCACCGCGTCGGAGAGTGCCCTCAGCAGCTCGAAGACGACGTGGTCGGCGTCGGTGTTGACGGTGCCGGAGAGGCCGTCGGCTCCGGTGACGGCGCCGTCGAGGCTCGTCGCGAAATTGGCCCGCAGCCAGCCGCCCGCGCCGTGCGGTGCGGCATACAGGTGCAGGAGGGCAGCCTGGCCGAGCTCGTCGCTGCCGTCGTCGGAGCGGAGAGAGGTCGGGGCGGGGGGCTCGGCGAGCAGCAGACGCATGCGGGGAGTATGCCCGCGCGTCGGCGCCCGGGGGCAGCCCGGTGAGGCAGGATGGCGGCCATGGCCAAGAAGACGAAGGGCAAGCACCGCGAGATCGAGCTGGCACCCTTGCTGGCGGACCTGCTCAGGGTGGGCACGGGCTTCCGCCTCGAGGACGTCGACCCCGGCTCGACCCCCGGCTTCTCAGGGGGCAAGAAGGACGGCAAGGCTGCGCTGGCCGACCGCGCGTCCGAGCTGGGGACCTGGCAGGAGCGTCTGCACGCCGAGTCCACGGCCGGGGCCTCCCGTCGCCTGCTGCTCGTCATCCAGGGGATGGACACGGGCGGCAAGGGGGGCATCGTGCGGCACGTCGTCGGGGCGATGGACCCCGAGGGGGTGCGGGCCACCGCCTTCAAGGCGCCGTCGAAGGAGGAGCGCGAGCACGACTTCCTCTGGCGGATCCGCAACGCGCTGCCCGGGCCCGGGCGGATCGGCGTCTTCGACCGCAGCCACTACGAGGACGTGCTCGTCGTGCGGGTGCACGACCTCGTCGAGCCGTCGCAGTGGCGTGAGCGCTACGCCCTGATCAACGCCTTCGAGCGCGAGCTGGTCGCTGACGGCACCACCGTCGTCAAGGTCATGCTGCACATCTCGAAGGCGGAGCAGAAGGAGCGTCTCGGTGCCCGCCTCGTCGACCCGGAGAAGTACTACAAGTACAACCCCGGCGACCTCGTCGAGCGCGGCTTCTGGGACGACTACATGGAGGCCTACCAGGTCGCGCTCACCCGGTGCTCGACCAAGGACGCCCCGTGGTTCGTCGTGCCCGCCGACCACAAGTGGTATGCCCGGTATGCCGTGCAGACCCTCCTGCTCGAGGCCCTCGAGCGGATGGACCCGCCCTGGCCGCCGGCCGGCTACGACCTCGACGAGCAGCGGGCCCTGCTCGCCGAGAGCTGACCGACTATCCGGGCCCCTGCCCTGCGGAGGATGACGATGACGACACCGACCGGCGTGGTGGTACCCGAGAGCGACGGGCCGGGTGGGCCCCGCAGCACCTCCGCCCTGGGCCGGGCCGTGGTCGCGGGGGCCCTCGCCCGGGTCGACCCCGTGGGGGCGGCCGCCGCTCTGCGAGAGACGAACTGGCGTCAGGGCTACGTCGAGCACTTCCGCCGGCTCGTCGAGGCGGGCCTGCCGTCGGAGGGTGACGCGGTGGGCATCGCGCGCGACGGGCTGAGCGCTCTGCACGAGCGGATGACGGTGGTGACCCCCGACGGGGACGAGGCGCCGCTCGACGACGCCTTCGTCGCGCGCCCAGGCGGCGTGGAGCGCCCGCTGCGCACCGCGACGGTCCGCGGGAGCGGGCAGCCCCGGGCCGCGCTCAGCATCCCGATGCGGGGCGCCAGGCTCGAGGGGGCGGCGCTGTCTCGTCAGCTCGACGACTGGACCGCTCGCGGCATCCTCGAGCCGTCCGCGGCCGAGGCCGTGGCCACCGTGGCCGCCGAGCCGGAGCGGCTGCGTCTCGAGGGTCATCGCGTCGTGGTCGTCGGGGCTGGGGCCGAGATGGGCCCGCTGCGCGCCCTGCTCGACTGGGGCGCCGACCTCGTG
Proteins encoded in this region:
- a CDS encoding dihydrofolate reductase family protein, which codes for MRLLLAEPPAPTSLRSDDGSDELGQAALLHLYAAPHGAGGWLRANFATSLDGAVTGADGLSGTVNTDADHVVFELLRALSDAVVVGAGTVRAEGYPPLSVAAPLASARAAAGAAPDLPLVVVTARGEVPPTLRGATQGSVLLATTSAAYGLDEARELLGAQHVLECGATEVGHDRLVAQLHERGLTRLLAEGGPSLLSSLLQAGVVDELCLTLAPLVVGGGGPRITAGRGLSGDFTPRLLVEQDGTLMGRWVRADR
- a CDS encoding ATP-dependent DNA ligase, with product MLAKAVATVPAADSVSGGLAYEPKWDGFRCLVLRDGDEVELASRGSKPLTRYFPEVVEHVRRLMPPRCVVDCEIVVRDGDRGSERLHWEALSARIHPAESRIRMLSAQTPAELVCFDLLALGDESLLDQPFRERRARLEAAFAHLTPSDPVHLTGLTTDADLARQWFEAFEGAGLDGVVAKPLAQPYAPGKRTMLKIKHHRTADAVVYGYRRHKSGEGVGSLLLGLYAAPADGGVPTLRPVGGIAAFTQKRRLELVGELEPLVVRGDDGLPVSAQTDRSRFSASKDGSFVPLRPERVVEVAFDQMEGLRFRHAVTFVRWRPDRDPNSCWLDQVERAPAYDLADVLSGG
- a CDS encoding alpha/beta fold hydrolase; translation: MSTTAPTRRTLQTIAVGVGALTGAAVGGGLAVAAWFARAVLTPDQRRPDDVQVLAVGPDVVTLAATPETVVPGRYGLWLDGGEGHARVGEVLEQDEQAVVRRLVALDSGRLRPGPARWNQYYYWDTPRVSLGVAHRDVTVPGEDGPLPAWLVEPERSNGRWAVLVHGRGAQREECLRAVPTLRRLGYTCLVVSYRNDVGAPPAPDGRYTLGLSEWRDLEAAMRYAIDHGARRLVLVGWSMGGAIILQTLARSVVSEAVEAVVLDSPVVDWGDVLSHHARVHHLPRMLGAAGTSMMGRRSTTRLLGVHDPVDVPATNWVARAHELHHRLLLQVSVDDEFVPAGPALSLAQVRPDLVTLERWHTARHCKEWNLDPARWERSVEQFLETP
- a CDS encoding polyphosphate kinase 2 family protein encodes the protein MAKKTKGKHREIELAPLLADLLRVGTGFRLEDVDPGSTPGFSGGKKDGKAALADRASELGTWQERLHAESTAGASRRLLLVIQGMDTGGKGGIVRHVVGAMDPEGVRATAFKAPSKEEREHDFLWRIRNALPGPGRIGVFDRSHYEDVLVVRVHDLVEPSQWRERYALINAFERELVADGTTVVKVMLHISKAEQKERLGARLVDPEKYYKYNPGDLVERGFWDDYMEAYQVALTRCSTKDAPWFVVPADHKWYARYAVQTLLLEALERMDPPWPPAGYDLDEQRALLAES
- the tpx gene encoding thiol peroxidase, which encodes MATTALGGNPVNTVGELPAPGSPAPAFTLVGSDFSEVTLSSGTRTILNIFPSVDTPVCATSVKTFNELAAGLDNATVVCVSADLPFAQARFCGAQGLDNVVAASAFRSSFGHDYGVLLADGGFAGLFARAIVVVDTDGTVIHSQLVPEIGQEPDYDAAVVALSPR